A genomic segment from Actinoplanes sichuanensis encodes:
- a CDS encoding threonine/serine exporter family protein: MKSVGLQEFLQYLGSALTSAGEAVNQIEERLLRVARAYGAPQARVSVLPTYLVVALEPGHPATMEPTRLLNGGLRLDQTAAVYDVLKAAERTEITPEEGIERLRAITRMPSRFHVSVQILGFAVLTAGICLILQPTWSDLLLAGIFGALVGVFKTVGARWSSVQMIMPVTASFAVAATTFLLADSGWADADLRAMVAPLATFLPGAMLTMAVVELSAAEMVTGASRLVAGILQLMLLAFGIIGAAQVVDLPRYEVPVSAPENSIGMWAPWLGAGVVGLGCYLVYSGPPRTLGWLCLVLYAGWIGQYLGGIVLGGYLSGFAGALVLTVVAYIVERFPSGPPALVSFLPGFWLLVPGALSLIGLTEYLAQSSALGSEDLLGAAGSMVAVALGVLCGHPIFRALARSFGRTGLLRKERS, translated from the coding sequence GCGTACGGTGCCCCGCAGGCCCGGGTCAGTGTGCTGCCGACCTATCTGGTGGTCGCCCTGGAACCGGGTCACCCGGCCACGATGGAACCGACCCGGCTGCTCAACGGCGGGTTGCGGCTGGACCAGACGGCCGCCGTCTACGACGTGCTGAAGGCGGCCGAGCGGACCGAGATCACCCCCGAGGAGGGCATCGAGCGGCTGCGGGCGATCACCCGGATGCCGTCCCGGTTCCACGTGTCGGTGCAGATTCTCGGCTTCGCGGTGCTCACCGCCGGGATCTGCCTGATCCTCCAGCCGACCTGGTCCGACCTGCTGCTCGCGGGGATCTTCGGCGCGCTGGTCGGGGTGTTCAAGACGGTCGGGGCGCGGTGGAGCAGCGTACAGATGATCATGCCGGTGACCGCGTCGTTCGCGGTCGCCGCGACCACGTTCCTGCTGGCCGACAGTGGCTGGGCGGACGCCGACCTGCGGGCCATGGTCGCGCCGCTGGCCACCTTCCTGCCCGGCGCCATGCTCACCATGGCGGTGGTCGAGCTGTCCGCGGCCGAGATGGTGACCGGGGCGAGCCGGCTGGTCGCCGGGATCCTGCAGTTGATGCTGCTCGCGTTCGGGATCATCGGGGCCGCGCAGGTGGTCGACCTGCCCCGCTACGAGGTGCCGGTGAGTGCCCCGGAGAACTCGATCGGCATGTGGGCGCCGTGGCTGGGTGCCGGGGTGGTCGGTCTCGGCTGTTATCTGGTCTATTCCGGCCCGCCCCGCACGCTGGGCTGGCTCTGTCTCGTCCTCTACGCGGGCTGGATCGGCCAGTACCTCGGCGGGATCGTGCTGGGCGGATACCTGAGCGGGTTCGCGGGCGCGCTGGTGCTGACCGTGGTGGCGTACATCGTCGAACGGTTCCCCTCCGGGCCACCCGCGTTGGTCTCCTTCCTGCCGGGGTTCTGGCTGCTGGTGCCGGGTGCCCTGAGCCTGATCGGGCTGACCGAGTATCTGGCCCAGAGCTCGGCGCTCGGCTCGGAGGATCTGCTCGGCGCGGCCGGGTCGATGGTGGCCGTGGCGCTCGGCGTCCTCTGTGGGCACCCCATCTTCCGGGCGCTGGCCCGCTCGTTCGGCCGCACCGGCCTGCTGCGCAAGGAACGGTCGTAA